One stretch of Ipomoea triloba cultivar NCNSP0323 chromosome 8, ASM357664v1 DNA includes these proteins:
- the LOC116027232 gene encoding uncharacterized protein LOC116027232 isoform X3, producing the protein MDYNDNDYQSKNLHLAGEDSSKVSSVLRPFALPRFDFDDSLQGHLRFDSLVENEVFLGIPCQEDNQWIEDFSRGSSGIEFSSSATESCSIPGRNNVWSEATSSESVEMLLKSVGQEHNLPEEVIVQESDGGNMLGNVTHETEPRLQEDDKMDGVEDPIIGVQADQFLGKFSRSSETTEGEIDRLKCTLQVTGTSSGNVANSASAETTTDKSLQTEMENSDLNQAEVNASHNETLVNQNGGDPCVSGIQVQIKDCSSYNDTIILGNPDVHDKINDIHQTTSGLPDDFGKGGEDNITVNKDISMDDKKLSGIGFESDNLVSKDSICNVTSEAEDVKELGVRNTFNNLEESSTLLGNEECNFLTAEGCKKNAPSTGSPHVSKSHVVVSSKVMESEHQPEGDSMQHEEQSVSFKSTCASEGHGKEVRETDDQGSNLELVEGFSTQTPYEQSSFTEQEHNTEKSNLDSDAINESCLDQGDDLSNPRDASASSEIHEETPVGEDLAGGNDELRECEVVLGDGNHVSSHVLDEPEKPCREDVSSKQPINTCNNSQNASSVERGETVSSVVASDVETNKSLDNHMRAGSSLVEQCREHAESVHGSEFAISMVNKQASDTEVEDANRSSHDTVNSVPLSERSDTQMESQLGPVSDVEKDTFVATPLTDHSITMMEASDQANVAGEIHEDCSLVREIGGQQHDSVAEEGTNDEKVTIGKQTDNEGKKSSKAGEEENSEEQGAPDLSSAVDGTATQCLQTESKKNEVGNKGAVQSLPPPQNTDGGGKVQSMCVNSAVDLSTKETHIDMQLFPCSTTDTKVVQENPQPIDKATPPCSTKGGSENKTRRRSGKSGRENSRKGKVKGTPVKVSDRVDNSCMHLGPSGAGQLVQFDVGNVQRSGTKMGNIVSNSTSNLLDLNSSTPPASFQQPFTDLQQVQLRAQIFVYGSLIQGAAPDEACMISAFGTSDGVRSIWEPAWRSCVERLHGQKSLIISAEVPGIQSGSGLKTPDQPSKPDLHQSKVISSSAARPSSKGTSIPVITPMMPLSSPLWNMATPSCDGLPPSSTAKGAVMGYQAVSTLHPYQTPPMRNFIGQTTSWLSQTPLTASWVNPQTSAFDISTRIPVFPITEPVNLTPVKEPTGVVSTGAKYAPPSPVAPRMLSGVLAETSLIDGEKGTAPTEFTSLTKTRKRKKTSSTEGPGQISLPTAPAEPVSAPTNNCHLSKKAPSSEDIGHVSMVARSQTETLSTPIVSSHLSTSVAVITPNIVSKCKSNTVALSIPVDHCKRVDDNLEKRKLTSLDMNKIEEAKIQAEEAAKHAAAALGHCQGVWSQLDKQKNSGLMSDIETKLASAAATIAAAASVAKAAAAAAKIASSAASQARQMADEALVSSTNAPLESRTDSLPEFVRNLGSATPASILKGGDEPNGSGSIIFAAREAARRRVEAASAAARHAENLVAIVKAAELASEAVSHAGKVVTMGDPLTLSELVEAGPDGYWKVSEAHCELGVKSNDVNVGRSDFNSVENASDVCLEKSEDPSKKALHALTMGPSPLPEGISVNTIEGSVREEEGISSSIACAEKDKRGSKGPSPNTSELTKTPDVSTNPEMDSRSTSFQEVNGNNASSTEENNIKEGCHVEVFRDSGDFNDAWFLAKVLSLKDGNAFVCYTTLQSDKGSAQLKEWIPLGIDGDGVPRIRAAHPMTLLISSDGARKRRREAVKEYSWSVGDQVDAWIHDCWREGVIIEKNKKDETTFTVNFPARGDNAVVRVWHLRPRLVWRDGEWIEWFPSKEQSSFQGDTPKEKRMKLGNPASEAREKAKVKTNINMPESGTNEETKLLPLAADEKIFNVGSKMDENKPNTLRTMRSGLQKEGPKVVFGVPKPGKKRKFMEVSKHYDSNRGIKTSSANESAKFAKYGMPTGSGVGGCKNTSRTDPKEKLMADSRSKVLKSRKPPTSSKILKDNFLKSTSTTSGDATTSTDHVAKDVITHEKSESGQSDSVKFGPNADGVAEDSIHFSSEALPAEPTKKASKLKNKSEQLNKINRAATSGKSIKDEVNDKSNSEISEPRRSNRRIQPTSRLLEGLQSSLIISKFPTVSHDRSHKSHNRGTSKGNSSHG; encoded by the exons ATGGACTATAATGACAATGATTACCAAAGCAAGAATCTTCACCTAGCTGGTGAAGATAGCTCAAAAGTCTCTTCTGTTTTGCGCCCTTTTGCTCTTCCCAGATTTGATTTTGATGACAGTCTACAGGGGCATTTAAGGTTTGACAGTTTAGTTGAAAACGAAGTTTTTCTTGGAATTCCTTGTCAGGAAGACAATCAGTGGATTGAGGATTTTTCTCGGGGAAGTAGTGGAATAGAGTTCAGTTCAAGTGCTACCGAGTCTTGCTCCATCCCTGGGCGCAACAATGTCTGGTCTGAGGCAACTTCTTCAGAATCTGTTGAAATGCTGTTAAAATCGGTTGGTCAAGAGCATAATCTTCCTGAAGAAGTTATTGTTCAGGAGTCAGATGGTGGCAATATGTTGGGTAATGTGACCCATGAAACCGAACCTAGGCTACAGGAGGATGATAAGATGGACGGTGTTGAAGATCCCATCATAGGTGTACAAGCTGATCAGTTTTTGGGGAAGTTTTCTAGGTCTAGTGAGACAACAGAAGGAGAGATAGACCGTCTTAAATGTACATTACAAGTGACAGGAACATCTTCTGGAAATGTTGCTAACAGTGCAAGTGCTGAAACAACTACTGATAAAAGCCTACAGACTGAAATGGAAAATAGTGATTTAAATCAAGCAGAAGTGAATGCTTCCCACAATGAAACTTTGGTTAACCAAAATGGAGGAGATCCATGTGTTTCTGGGATTCAAGTTCAAATTAAAGATTGCTCTTCATACAATGATACTATAATTCTGGGGAATCCAGATGTCCAtgataaaataaatgatattcATCAAACTACAAGTGGTTTACCCGATGATTTTGGTAAAGGTGGGGAGGACAACATCACAGTGAACAAAGACATTAGTATGGATGATAAAAAGTTAAGTGGGATTGGTTTTGAAAGTGATAATCTTGTTAGTAAGGATTCTATATGTAATGTTACTTCAGAGGCAGAAGATGTTAAAGAACTTGGAGTTAGAAATACATTTAATAATTTGGAGGAATCTTCTACTTTGTTGGGAAATGAGGAGTGTAACTTTCTCACTGCTGAAGGATGCAAGAAAAATGCACCATCTACTGGATCTCCTCATGTTAGCAAGTCACATGTTGTTGTGTCTTCCAAAGTGATGGAAAGTGAACATCAACCTGAAGGTGATAGTATGCAGCATGAGGAGCAATCTGTTTCCTTTAAGAGCACTTGTGCATCAGAGGGACATGGCAAAGAGGTAAGAGAGACTGATGATCAAGGCTCCAATCTTGAGCTGGTGGAGGGTTTTTCTACACAAACACCATATGAACAAAGTAGTTTTACTGAACAAGAACATAATACTGAGAAAAGCAATTTGGATTCTGATGCTATTAATGAAAGCTGTCTTGATCAAGGAGATGATCTTAGCAATCCAAGAGATGCATCTGCTTCTTCTGAAATTCATGAGGAGACACCTGTAGGTGAGGATTTGGCAGGTGGGAATGATGAGTTGAGGGAATGTGAAGTGGTTTTGGGCGATGGAAACCATGTCTCATCCCATGTCCTAGATGAACCTGAGAAGCCATGCAGAGAAGATGTGTCCTCAAAGCAGCCTATTAATACCTGCAACAACAGTCAAAATGCTTCTTCTGTTGAGAGGGGGGAAACGGTGTCATCTGTTGTTGCTAGTGATGTGGAAACTAATAAATCACTTGATAACCACATGAGAGCTGGATCTTCTCTTGTTGAACAGTGTAGAGAACATGCTGAGAGTGTTCATGGGTCAGAGTTTGCCATTTCAATGGTGAATAAACAAG CTTCTGATACTGAGGTCGAAGATgcaaaccgctcctcacatgacACAGTGAACAGTGTCCCACTTTCTGAAAGAAGTGATACACAGATGGAAAGCCAGCTAGGTCCTGTTTCTGATGTTGAAAAAGACACATTTGTGGCAACACCATTGACTGATCATTCCATTACTATGATGGAGGCTTCTGACCAAGCCAATGTTGCTGGTGAAATTCATGAAGACTGCTCTTTGGTTAGAGAAATAGGAGGTCAGCAGCATGACTCTGTAGCAGAAGAAGGCACTAATGATGAAAAAGTAACCATTGGCAAGCAAACAGATAATGAGGGGAAAAAATCATCAAAAGCTGGAG AGGAAGAAAATTCTGAGGAACAAGGTGCACCTGACTTGAGTTCTGCTGTTGATGGGACAGCCACTCAGTGTCTGCAAACTGAGAGTAAAAAGAATGAGGTTGGCAATAAGGGTGCAGTTCAGAGTCTTCCACCTCCTCAGAATACAGATGGCGGTGGTAAAGTGCAGTCAATGTGCGTGAATTCTGCTGTAGATTTATCTACGAAAGAGACGCACATTGACATGCAATTATTTCCTTGTAGCACAACTGACACTAAGGTTGTACAGGAAAATCCTCAGCCAATTGACAAGGCAACACCACCTTGCAGCACAAAAGGTGGGTCTGAGAATAAAACAAGGCGTCGCTCTGGTAAGTCAGGAAGAGAGAATAGTAGGAAGGGGAAAGTGAAGGGAACTCCTGTCAAAGTCTCTGACAGGGTGGACAATTCATGTATGCATTTGGGCCCTTCTGGTGCTGGTCAATTGGTGCAATTTGATGTTGGAAATGTCCAGCGTAGTGGTACAAAGATGGGGAACATAGTTTCTAATTCAACATCCAATCTTCTGGATCTGAACTCTTCCACTCCTCCGGCATCATTTCAACAGCCTTTTACTGATTTACAACAAGTGCAATTACGAGCACAGATCTTTGTTTATGGATCTTTGAT TCAAGGTGCAGCACCTGATGAGGCTTGTATGATTTCAGCCTTTGGGACCTCTG ATGGAGTGAGGAGCATTTGGGAGCCCGCATGGCGTTCTTGTGTAGAAAGGCTTCATGGGCAGAAATCTCTCATTATCAGTGCTGAAGTGCCTGGAATACAATCAGGTTCAG GTTTAAAGACACCAGATCAACCAAGCAAACCGGATTTGCATCAAAGCAAAGTTATTTCCTCATCAGCTGCTCGACCAAGTAGCAAGGGTACTTCTATACCTGTCATTACTCCTATGATGCCTCTTTCATCTCCTCTTTGGAATATGGCTACTCCATCTTGTGATGGTCTGCCACCGAGCAGTACAGCAAAGGGAGCAGTTATGGGGTATCAAGCAGTTTCCACTTTGCATCCTTACCAGACTCCACCCATGCGGAATTTCATTGGACAGACTACTTCCTGGCTATCACAGACTCCTTTAACTGCATCCTGGGTTAATCCACAAACTTCTGCTTTTGACATTAGCACTCGTATTCCAGTTTTTCCTATTACAGAGCCCGTGAATTTGACCCCTGTTAAAGAACCAACTGGTGTTGTTTCTACTGGAGCAAAGTATGCACCACCAAGTCCTGTGGCCCCTCGTATGCTTTCTGGTGTTCTTGCAGAGACTTCTCTTATTGATGGTGAAAAGGGCACAGCACCAACCGAATTTACTTCTTTAACAAAAActagaaagagaaaaaagacaTCCAGTACTGAGGGTCCTGGACAGATCTCCCTGCCAACTGCTCCAGCTGAACCAGTGTCTGCCCCTACTAACAATTGCCATTTGTCAAAAAAAGCTCCTTCATCTGAGGATATTGGACATGTCTCAATGGTAGCCAGAAGCCAGACAGAAACATTGTCTACTCCTATTGTTAGCAGCCATTTATCTACATCAGTTGCTGTCATCACTCCTAACATTGTGTCCAAATGCAAGTCCAACACAGTTGCTTTGTCCATACCTGTTGATCACTGTAAAAGAGTGGATGACAATTTGGAGAAGAGGAAATTAACTTCACTCGATATGAACAAAATTGAGGAGGCTAAGATACAAGCGGAGGAGGCTGCTAAACATGCAGCTGCTGCACTTGGTCACTGCCAAGGTGTATGGAGTCAGTTGGATAAACAAAAGAACTCTGGCTTGATGTCTGACATTGAGACTAAGCTGGCGTCTGCTGCTGCTACTATAGCAGCAGCTGCTTCAGTTGCTAAAGCAGCAGCTGCAGCTGCCAAAATTGCATCAAGTGCTGCTTCACAGGCAAGACAGATGGCTGACGAGGCATTGGTATCAAGCACAAATGCTCCCTTGGAAAGCAGGACTGATTCTCTTCCCGAATTTGTAAGAAACTTGGGAAGTGCAACTCCTGCATCCATTTTGAAGGGTGGGGATGAGCCCAATGGTTCTGGTTCCATTATTTTTGCTGCCAGGGAGGCAGCTAGAAGAAGAGTCGAGGCTGCTTCTGCTGCTGCAAGGCATGCTGAAAATTTAGTTGCAATAGTGAAGGCTGCAGAATTAGCTTCTGAAGCAGTATCACATGCTGGAAAAGTTGTTACAATGGGGGATCCTTTGACTTTGAGTGAATTGGTTGAAGCAGGACCTGACGGCTACTGGAAAGTTTCCGAAGCACATTGTGAGCTGGGTGTGAAATCAAATGATGTGAATGTGGGGAGATCTGATTTCAACAGTGTTGAAAATGCTTCTGATGTTTGTCTGGAGAAATCTGAGGATCCATCTAAAAAGGCATTACATGCCTTGACAATGGGTCCATCACCTCTTCCAGAAGGGATATCTGTTAATACAATCGAAGGAAGTGTCAGAGAAGAAGAAGGCATCTCATCATCCATTGCATGTGCTGAAAAGGATAAGAGAGGGAGCAAGGGTCCTAGTCCTAATACATCAGAATTGACCAAGACCCCTGACGTTTCTACCAACCCCGAAATGGATTCAAGGTCAACTTCCTTTCAGGAGGTGAATGGAAACAATGCAAGTTCAAcagaagaaaacaatataaaagaGGGTTGTCATGTTGAG GTTTTTAGGGATAGTGGTGATTTTAATGATGCATGGTTCTTGGCCAAAGTATTAAGTTTAAAGGATGGGAATGCTTTTGTCTGTTACACAACACTCCAATCTGACAAAG GTTCAGCACAGCTAAAGGAGTGGATACCTTTAGGTATAGATGGTGATGGGGTGCCTAGAATACGTGCTGCACATCCTATGACCCTTCTGATCTCTTCTGACGGAGCCAGAAAGAGAAGACGAGAAGCAGTTAAGGAATACTCTTGGTCTGTTGGTGATCAAGTAGATGCATGGATCCATGATTG CTGGAGGGAAGGTGTCATTATTGAAAAGAACAAAAAGGATGAAACTACATTTACTGTCAATTTTCCAG CTCGAGGAGATAATGCAGTTGTGAGAGTGTGGCATCTCCGTCCTAGACTTGTTTGGAGGGATGGAGAGTGGATTGAGTGGTTCCCTTCAAAAGAGCAATCTTCTTTTCAG GGTGATACTCCAAAGGAGAAGAGAATGAAGTTAGGAAATCCTGCTAGTGAGGCCAGGGAAAAGGCCAAGGTCAAGACAAATATCAATATGCCAGAATCAGGGACAAATGAAGAAACCAAGTTGCTCCCTTTAGCTGCTgatgaaaaaatatttaatgttgGTAGCAAGATGGATGAGAATAAGCCCAACACACTCAGAACTATGAGATCTGGTTTACAAAAAGAAGGGCCAAAAGTTGTTTTTGGCGTGCCTAAACCTGGAAAGAAGAGGAAGTTTATGGAAGTAAGCAAGCATTATGATTCAAACAGGGGCATTAAGACCAGTTCAGCAAATGAGTCGGCCAAGTTTGCAAAATATGGGATGCCAACAGGATCAGGAGTTGGGGGATGTAAAAATACTTCTAGAACTGATCCAAAGGAGAAGCTTATGGCTGATTCAAGATCCAAAGTTCTTAAATCTAGAAAACCACCCACTTCAAGTAAGATATTGAAAGATAACTTTTTGAAATCAACTTCGACTACTTCCGGTGATGCTACTACCTCAACTGACCATGTGGCAAAGGACGTTATCACCCATGAAAAGAGTGAATCAGGGCAATCAGATTCAGTCAAGTTTGGTCCGAATGCTGATGGTGTAGCTGAAGATTCCATACATTTTTCTTCAGAGGCTCTTCCTGCTGAACCTACTAAGAAGGCTTCAAAGTTGAAGAACAAATCTGAACAGCTGAACAAGATAAACCGTGCTGCTACCAGCGGAAAGTCAATAAAAGATGAGGTGAATGACAAGTCAAATTCTGAAATCAGTGAGCCGCGCAGGTCAAATCGTAGGATTCAGCCAACATCAAGG TTATTGGAAGGCTTGCAGAGCTCACTTATTATCTCAAAGTTCCCAACTGTTTCACATGACAGAAGTCACAAAAGCCACAATAGAGGCACATCTAAAG GTAATAGCAGCCATGGTTAA